In Zingiber officinale cultivar Zhangliang chromosome 1A, Zo_v1.1, whole genome shotgun sequence, the DNA window GGAGTACTGTAAATGTTGGTGGTgatggataatttttttttatttgttggtGTTAATCTTTATCACTTTGAATTTTATTTGTAAATTGTAAATTCATTTATTCTCATATGCATAAGACAGTTACAGCACATGAGTACTGTATTTATATCTGatgaaattttttatatatatttcatatCAATTTTGGAAGATTTAATTAAAAGTTGGTGTTGatggacattttttttttaatctgttgATGTTAATCTTTATCACTTTGAATTTTGTTTGTAAATTGTAAATTCATTTATTCCCATATGCATAAGACGGTTACAATAACACATGAGTACTGTATTTATGTCTCTTTAGTTTCTTGAGAAAGGATCATATACAACATACATAAATTTCGAACAAAAAGGTATTTCATTTGAATGATTCATAATATCAACATCTACTATTTTCTCAACCTACAATGTCATCATTGGTAGCCAGCCTATTTGCTCGTCGGAACCAATTCTTGAATGCCAAGATCAAGTGTGGGCAGTCATCGATGCTATGATTGTAAAAGCTTAAGCACAACCTCAGCAAATCTTGAACAAATCTTTAGAATCTGATAATGACGACTGATGTGGTCATTGCTGCTGATGAGCCAAGTCCTGTTTTTGCAACCTTAGGTTTGCATTCCTCTCCAGGAAGTGTTCCATTAGAAGCCACTCGATTAAATGTTATTGAAGAAAAAGGAGGAAGTGACGCCAATGACTCTCGAGTCAGAGGTAAGCCGTGCGCTTCAATCTGAAGATAATATTTGCAGATAATTTATCCATATATAACTTTAGCTATGTAAACTGACATTTATGATCAATACAACAgaagataattaaaaataaataaatgcaagTATGATAACATaaaaaaagtgtgaaaaaattaaattaagctatAAAAAACTGGATCCATCAGGTGCTAAGGGCAAACAATCCAGGAGAAAACAATTTCTTCCAAACAGAAAGATGGGAGTCACCTGATTTCTGTAAGAGTAGAAATCATTGCTTCCTAAGATTGTAATATCAAGACCTGCATGGAGAAGTGTAAAACTTAGAGACAAGAGCTAATAAAGTACAAATTATATatctaaaaataaagaaaaaaacataCCTTGTAGAAGTAGTTTTTGTAATTTATCCTTTTCCTTTTCAGAGAGTATTACCTTGGATGCAGCTATAGCATATTGCACAGCTTGCTCCACAAAGGGGTTGACTGAGTCCCTGAAAACATAAGTTGATAGAGAACTAAGCAATTTACCCTGTATTAGAATGCCTCATTTCTATGCAACCTTTGTAATATCCATTGATCATTATCTTTCGAGGGTGAAGAATCAACCTTTATTGAGAATCAATTAAATCCTTTCTTTTGTATAACTATAAACTACAGAACCAACTAAATCTACAGCCACGTCAAGGCAATATGTTGCTGTGTCCAGCGGTAATTTTGTGATGTTTAGACCAAAATCGATAAGGCTGCATCAAATCCCACTGGCCTTGTGATTGCACGAACAGATGCATTACAAATAAGGAGGCAATAAAGTACTTGCCTTGAAGAAGTGCACTGCAGAATAGAGTTTTTCAGAGACAACTTGTATGTGGCCTCCCAAGAAAGCTGAGGGGAAGTTACTTTAACATCTGTCCATGACTGAAGAAGCTCACTCATCAGTCGAAAACTATACACAATTGCAACAAGGAAAATACTCGATTTGGTATATAATTCAAGGCACAAACACAATGCAATTGCATTCACACTTCTCTTCACCCCAAACTAAATTAGCAAGGAAACTTATAATTACCAATATTGGTGATGGCTATTTTcaagtttagattttcttttctACTTATTCACCGAAAAAATCCCATTGGCGAATCAAGGATAGATCTTTTTCACTTGCATCATATGATAATGTGATCAAAGAACAAAAGGAAAGGCACCACTCACCCAGACCCAACTATCAGGTTTGATATCGTCGTACAGCGGTTTGACGATGGCATAGAAGCGAGCGGTGGTGGTGAAAACTATGCCAGCATTTGGCCTCTCCAAGATGAGGTAGCGACCTGTGATCAAGACCTTTCCAGGAGCCGAAGCAACCCTAGAGAAACAGAGAAAAACGCATATGACAGTGTTCGGATGCAGAATCCCAAAAATGCAATCCGAACTAGACACGGAAAAAGAAGACGAACTCACACTTCCATTGCTCTCCGATGATGTTCCTGTCCTGTCCTGAACTCTGTTCAGGCGGAGGCGGAGGCAGGATGTTCCTGTCCTGAACTCTGTTCAGGCGGAGGCGGACGCAGTGGCAGCTCCATCCACCGAGGCGAAGGCTAGGGAAAATCttggatttaaaaaataaaataaaataaaaaaagaagacGCGCACGGGAGCATATAAGAAGACGCGCCGAGGAACACCGAGTCGAGGAGCACGGCGTCGCGGGCGAGGAACGCCGAGGAGCAACGAAGCAAGCAACTGAACGAGGAAGACCGAGGAACACCGAGGCGACACCGAGGCGAAGGCTAGGAACTCCGCGGAACGGCGAGGTACTCCGCGGAACGGCGAGGCGAGCGAGGAGAAAAGTTAAGTTTCGGCAGGAACGGCGAGGCGAGCGAGGAGAAAAGTGAGGTTTTAAAACATAAAAGCCAAATTTTATCGATGAGAAATTTttggatttaaaaaataaaaaaaataaaaaaacgaaGACGCGCACGGGAGCGTATAGGAAGACGCGTACAgtatcaaaactatatatatatatatatatatatatatatatatatatatatatatatatatatatatatatatatatatatataaaagtgctctatatataatttttttataaagttaattaaattattatttttacatattataataattatgtggCTATTTCTATCAAAGAAATGATATAATCTTATTTAAGTTTGTTTTTATGAGAgccattttcctttttttttccttatatATTCTATTTTCTATTCAAGGTCTAGACTCTAGATCAGACTTTTAAGTCTTATTTAAAGTCTAATTTAGATATGCATAGAACTTGAAGAATATTTTGCTTTTTTTATAATCACTGTTAATTAGTTAGTTGATTACCTCCTAAAAATATCTCTTAAgattttcttaaaatatatttatatgtttatctctctctatatatttCTGTTTTAATTATGTCTATTTTAAGGGATTTGATAACATGTATATATTTGTGTAGCTGTGCTATCATTAATTTAGAGCTCTATAATACATTTTGattaagagaaaataaaattCATCTTCTCCAAGTGAGAGTCTTCACCATTAGAAGGTTATATAcaatttcttatgattctaaaaATTAAGATAGATCCCTACCTCAAATAAGAGATATAAAATATCCACATCAAGTTTTCCTAAatacataatttattttaaattttatattttacgtAAAAAATATTTGTATCATCTACCTTATCCATTTCATAAATTTAGATTTCATGAATAATATTCCTTTAAATTTATGAAATGAAATTCAAacactaaatattaaaatatcatttaatttgaGAGAGAGACAAAATAAATGGAATAGATTAGATAATAAAAAGTATATACAAAGGAGAGACAAAAAAATAAAGAtacgataaaataaaataaaataatatttttcaatattttttctttcctaaactctctattattataaatataataataaaaaaagtggaaagagaagaaaataatttaaaaaataaagataataaaaattttaggTTAGCTCATATATAATGTGTAGTGAataatgattatctaaatttaataaaataaataatttattttcaattttagagatattaTTTGAAAACATATGACAttctaaagtattttgaaatacTTTTAAATGTTGAGGATTCAAATGTGTATTATGGTGTTATTAGAGGGAATCTAATCCCTCATGCCTTATGATATTCTAAATGAGGATTATCTTTTCCCTTGGTAATGATCATCATCAAGGTGTTTGATAGATTAACTAAGTCTTATGATTCAATTCTTAATTAAGACGTACTGCAAAATATATCTTTTTCTAGTAGAATAAAAaatcttatataaataaaaacaaatatcTCTATGGGCTTTCATTCCATGGGCTTAGGCCCAATCCAAGTCCGTCATCGCCTTCACCGCCACGTCCTCACGTCCGACCCGTCCTCGGTAACTATAATAGTCACGATCAGGGTTTCATTGCCAACCATACCCCTTTTTTCTCCTTTCGAACATGGCGGAAGAGCTAACGGAGAATCACCCCCAGATGCTCGTCGGAGACGAACGCGCCGCAAATAAGGTGAAGCGCCAGTGCGTCTGCGACGCGCCGAAACAGGGAAGAGAAGACCGAGACGAGGAAGGCCCTGATTCGAAGAGATACAAGTTGGAGAAATGCTCGGAAGCCGGCGAGAAGCCCGATGGAGCCAAGCAAAAGGAAGAAGTCGGAGGAAATCTGGAGGCGGGAGGAGGCGGATCGGACCAGATCGAAACGGCGGCAGGAGCAAGAATCGGGCCGAAGGCGTTCCGATTGTCGACGGACATGTTCGAGTACTTTTTGAAGCTTCTCCGATCGTGGCCACCCAATCTGAATCTCAACAAGGTGCGTTTTGTCAACCTTCGGCAAAGATTTCTCCTTTTGGATTTTTAGGGTTTTGTAATCCTTTTCCTGTTTTATGGCGACAATGTGGTTGTTAACTCACGATACTGCCTTTTTCTCTGTCTCTGGTTGCAGTACGAGCACCTGGTAATGCTGAGCTTGCTGGAGAAAGGCCACcccgaacctgcaaagaagatcGGGAAAGGCATCGAAGCATTCCAGGTGCGCTACCACCCAACGTGGAAGAATCGATGCTTCTTCATTGTTCGAGTCGATGGCAGTGCTGATGATTTTAGCTTCCGCAAATGCGTCGACAACATACTGCCTTTGCCTGACCATATGAAAGTGAACTCAGCATCAAACAACTTGTCCGGCGACAGAAATGGAAGCCGTTTCAGGGGAGGTGGGAGAAGAGGCGGTCGAGGCTATGGGAGGAAGGGCAAGCATTAGGCGATGGTTCTCTTTGGTTTCTTTGAATTGTAAATCAATGCTAGATCGAGTGCTAAGTTAAAAAGATGGGACTTTTTTGTTTATATTGATGCCCCATCATTGGACATTTTGGTGCCTTGTTCAGTGATTATAGACTTATAGTTCGTCTTAGTGCCTTCTCATATTAAGCTCTATCGACCTCATAAGCGGAACCACTACTAACTCTGTCTAAAACTCATTAATGGCTAAGATGTATGCTAATGAGatattcaacaaaaaaaaaaaagaaagaagaagattgaatAGAGGAACTCTGCCTTTTGAATAGAGGAACTCTGTCTATTCAAAACATTTATTATCAATATAAATCACACAGGTCTGATTCAGCCGCATCCAAGgccatttttatttatttgatacaCGATACCGTCAAACTCTTCGATGGTGAACAACAATCTACTAATCACTGACCATTTGTTAACCTATTAATCACACAGAAAAAATTATCTGAAGTCAGGCAATATGATGTGTTTGAGAAATGATAGGCATTTGAGCCACAGGGTAGAAAAAGACGGTATGTTCCAGCATTAGGAAGACGGTATGTGTTTCAACTTGGCTGCACGATTACCTCAAATAATCATTCAAGTCATCGGCTCTCCTGCTAGTTCCTACGCCATCTTCCCTGCCCATTTTTATGCTCAAATTCGCCCTTTGGACTAGACGAACCAAAGCTTGCACAACCTCCGACATCGGTGGTCTAAATTCTGGCTCAGGCTGCCCAAAAAGGTATGACAATTGGTGTGAGTTTATGGTCTTTAGTTTCAGAAAGTCCAACATGTTTGAATTACTACATGATGCATGTTTACCTGAACACAAAGAGCAATTACATCAGCGAATCGAGATAGTGATTTCGGAGAGTATGACCCCTTGAGAACTGGATCGACCATCATATCCAATGCCTCTATGTCATGTAGTATGCCCATCTAACCAAGTACTGCTCAGATCGCGGTCTTGTGCTGACACAAGTTGGCAAAACAATTGTGAACATGCAACAGATTCATTTACCTAGAATCTATGATGCATTTCATGATTTAACTGGTGAACTTTTCCCAAAAAATAAAACCGAGTATACCTGTCAAATGGCTTCCTCCCTGTCATGAGCTCCAACATGACGACTCCAAAGGGATAAACATCACTCTTTAAAGTGTACTGACCAGACATGGAGCTCTCAGGTGCATCGAGGCCCATGTCCTGTTCACCTGCCTGTGCACATgtgaatatattaaaatatcatccaacaCTTATCTCTAACAAGATCTACCACATTAATCTTGAAATTTGAATCTGAAAAGGGAAGTTTCGACTAATGGAACTATATTGTTTACAATCAATATTCGTTTCATCTCATGCATTACCTGAATCTCTGTATTGGGAATAAGATTTTCAAATCCACAATCTGAAAGATGTGGATTGAATTCTGTGCCCAACAGAATGTTAGATGACTTGAAATTTTTGTGGAGAACAGAGGGCGAGCAAACCTCATGCAGATACCTGGAGTCAAATTTAAAGATACAACTTTGAgacaagaagagagaaaaaagagAGAGATAATTGAAGGTTTAGACAGAACAGAGGACAATCTTTAGGCTACAATAATCAAATATCTGCTAAAGAGGATACCATCCCACTTACTCTAAAGCCCGAGCAGCACCGAGTGCAATTTTGATCCGAGCATTCCATGACAGTGGTTCGTCTGAGAGATGGAGGAGTTCATACAGCGAACCATTCTTGTGAAAATCATACACCAACATTCTCTGTCCATACTCAGAACAGTAACCTACCAGCTCTGTCAAATTTGTATGGCGCAGAAGAGAAATATTTGTGACTAGATCAATGAAGTCGCCAGTTGATTTGCTCGGCAGGGACTTTGGATTTAGTTTCTTCACGGCCAAAATCTAAACAAAAATGTAGAATATAATCCAAAAGTCATACATGATATTCAATCAGTTGAGCAAACTAGTTGTGCCATTAAAACTCTTTAAATAGTGTTACCAAAATCCATGGAAAACGATTAGATGAATCAGCTTCACAGTGCAAACAAGATGGATGATTCTAAATTTTGCCACTATCAAACATGTGTCCGGAATAAATAAGAAGCTTTATTTTTGGTCATATTAATACCTTTCCATCATCAAACTCTGCCTTGAAAACACGACCAAAGGTGCCTTCGCCAATAAGATTGTCTTCGCTGAAGCTATCTGTAGCTATTTGCAAGTCAGCCACAGAATAAATAGTTGATTTGATACTTGTTACGTCCACCTTCTTTGTGATAAGTTTGCTTGAGCAATCATCTTCATCAAATGATTCATAGTGATGAGGTTTAAGACATGGTGGAGGAAGTGATGGCAACTTTTCTATGTCAAATATTGAGGATGTTCTATTCATCTCCTTCTCTGCAACATAAACTAAATCATAGTACAACCCAATTAAATGTGTGAACTGCAACAAGAATCCTAATGTAGTAATAGACCAGATTTTTCAGAAATCAGACGCTTGTTATACCAACAAATGTGGAGTACCTTTAACTCTATCTGAATCTAGATGAGCATATAGCCGGTCTTGACCAAGATTTTCTTCAATCgaattttttcttctctttctccaaATTATAAAAAATGCAATTaatccaccaatgaagaagacaCCTGCAACACTTCCTGCTATTCCCCCTACACCTACACCGCTACCATGGCCAGTATTGGAGTTTTGAGCAGATGGAGATTGATTTGGTTGAGATGAACTATCTGTCCCAGAGCTCCAGTCATTATTATCAGTCCTACAGAATAGGATCCACAAATGAGCCATTCAATTTATCCTCAATTAAATCATATGATAGCATGCAAGTTCATTTAGTACTCACTGAAGGTTATTAATCCCCTTTAACTGGTTAGGAATGGATCCATTGAAGTGGTTATTTGCAACATTCCTAAAGAAGGGTTACGAAAATCAAATCTTTCTTGTAATCCAAACTAATTCTAATTTTGATATAAACTGGCAACTTTATTTATTACTTACAAACTCTGAAGGGTAAGATTGGCAAGGACATTTATAGTACCAGTGAATTGATTGTTCTCCAAATATCTGAAAGTGGATGAAGAAATAGTAAGCATAACATTCTTCACGCAATTTGTTTTAggagaaagattaaaaaaaaggcCAAATGATAAGATATTATGTTAATGCTTGGAacattcattattcctcttacaAGTTTGTCAAACTTGTCAGGCTCCTGAAGCTTTGTGGAAGGGTACCATTAAGAGAATTGTAAGACAGGTCCCTGCAGTAAAAAGGCCCCTTTATCAGAGAGTGGAGTATGATAGAGTAGAAAGTACTCATGGACATGTGGGTTTGACAGTATTGAAGGTAAAAACATAATTATGAATAAGAAACTTATTTTGAGAAGATACAAGAGGTAAATGATATTGCATCACACAGAATATAAAGATAGTTGATACTAAGAAGTAAGTTTCTTCTCGAATGAAAATCTTGTCTACACTTACATTGTTGTGAGTTTGGAGAGGCCTTGAAAAATATCATCCAGACGTCCACGGAGTTGATTGTGAGCAAGATTTCTGTGACCATTGATGCATTGCCTTATTTTACATTAATGACAATATCACATGATAAATTGAACTAGAGAAGAAGGCTGCTCACAGAAGCTCCAATTTGGCCATATGAGAAACTGAATAGGGTATGCTTCCACCAAATTGATTATTGCTAAGATCTCTGCAGACAGGATTACCATTAGATGGGCACCTACAAAACTAAATGATAGTTGGAAGCATATTCAAACAACTCACAATCTAAGAAGGTTTGGCGGGAGGTTATAAGGTATCAAATTACCATTTCCTAGATTATTTTGGCTCATATCCCTGTAACAAACAAGCATTGTGAGAATATTGAATTCCAAGAGGAA includes these proteins:
- the LOC122038303 gene encoding protein EMBRYO DEFECTIVE 514-like codes for the protein MAEELTENHPQMLVGDERAANKVKRQCVCDAPKQGREDRDEEGPDSKRYKLEKCSEAGEKPDGAKQKEEVGGNLEAGGGGSDQIETAAGARIGPKAFRLSTDMFEYFLKLLRSWPPNLNLNKYEHLVMLSLLEKGHPEPAKKIGKGIEAFQVRYHPTWKNRCFFIVRVDGSADDFSFRKCVDNILPLPDHMKVNSASNNLSGDRNGSRFRGGGRRGGRGYGRKGKH
- the LOC122012124 gene encoding phosphomevalonate kinase, peroxisomal-like — translated: MEVVASAPGKVLITGRYLILERPNAGIVFTTTARFYAIVKPLYDDIKPDSWVWSWTDVKVTSPQLSWEATYKLSLKNSILQCTSSRDSVNPFVEQAVQYAIAASKVILSEKEKDKLQKLLLQGLDITILGSNDFYSYRNQIEAHGLPLTRESLASLPPFSSITFNRVASNGTLPGEECKPKVAKTGLGSSAAMTTSVVIIRF